A region from the Antennarius striatus isolate MH-2024 chromosome 24, ASM4005453v1, whole genome shotgun sequence genome encodes:
- the mrpl39 gene encoding large ribosomal subunit protein mL39: MATRTVRQILQRRFSSSRTAVRPPAAEVLEQRNAVFSREQARQRALYPRIEKIEVTMIGLALEGTLLVMNKGISTPLSCARHLTEHHVMNSALALVDGVPRSLHQPLTDSCSLSLLTFKDKDPTLVNEAYWRSCAALLGQVLQTAFKDDYAVEVISTPEVPVTSGAFCCDVVLDPQLDSWTPSEESLRSLTRGAQQLIHKDLPWEPLEVLPSVALEAFSHSRCKQEEVEQMAAQNPKGTVTLYRCGDHVLLSSGPLVARTGLSAQYEVTALHTLGQGPLGLHRQAQGLSLPLQLPAHHTVWRKLKWRAQKQVEMPKQEAAAPPTPAASTPPPTTQ; the protein is encoded by the exons ATGGCGACCAGGACGGTGCGTCAGATTCTCCAGCGCC GTTTTTCATCTTCCAGGACGGCTGTGCGTCCACCAGCGGCCGAGGTCCTCGAGCAGCGCAACGCCGTCTTCTCCCGAGAGCAGGCCAGGCAGAGAGCTCTGTACCCCCGCATCGAGAAGATCGAGGTGACCATGATAGGCCTGGCTCTGGAAGGTACCCTGCTTGTCATGAACAAAGGGATATCTACTCCACTGAGCTGCGCCAGAC ATCTGACAGAGCATCATGTGATGAACTCGGCTTTGGCCCTGGTGGACGGGGTGCCCCGGTCTCTCCACCAGCCCCTCACCGACTCCTGCTCCCTCTCGCTGCTCACGTTTAAAGACAAGGACCCGACTCTGGTCAACGAG GCCTACTGGCGTTCCTGTGCTGCCTTGCTCGGCCAGGTGCTGCAGACGGCGTTCAAAGACGACTACGCCGTAGAGGTCATCAGCACACCTGAGGTTCCAG TCACTTCAGGCGCCTTCTGCTGCGACGTGGTTCTCGACCCCCAGCTGGACTCGTGGACGCCGTCTGAG GAGTCGTTGCGGTCCCTGACCCGAGGGGCTCAGCAGCTGATCCACAAAGATCTGCCCTGGGAGCCTCTGGAGGTTCTTCCCTCCGTGGCGCTGGAAGCGTTCTCCCACAGCCG GTGTAAACAGGAAGAGGTGGAACAGATGGCAGCTCAGAATCCCAAAGGCACCGTGACCCTCTACAG ATGTGGCGACCACGTCCTGCTCAGCTCCGGCCCCCTGGTGGCCAGAACGGGCTTGAGCGCCCAATATGAAGTAACGGCCCTCCACACCCTGGGACAGGGGCCCTTGGGTCTTCACCGGCAAGCCCAAGGCCTCTCCCTGCCTCTGCAGCTGCCA gCTCACCACACCGTCTGGAGGAAACTGAAGTGGCGGGCACAGAAACAG GTTGAGATGCCAAAACaagaagcagcagctccacccACTCCTGCTGCCTCAACCCCACCTCCGACAACCCAGTAG